A window of the Nitrosococcus wardiae genome harbors these coding sequences:
- the pip gene encoding prolyl aminopeptidase — MLTLYPDIKPYVRHTLAVEPPHQLYVEECGHPGGLPVLVLHGGPGNGCQPHQRCFFDPDLYRVILFDQRGCGRSQPHGELEKNTTTALLADMEHIRKHLGIERWLIFGGSWGATLGLLYGEAYPNRVLGLLLRGIFLGRDQDIRWFLQEGTPQIFPDAWASLVEDIPPGERNNLMEAFHRLLNSPDELAQMAAAKALNAWESSCSRLVSGKRSPPQAHPALLAQARLRIHYARNHYFIKPNQILSHAHPLANIPGVIIHGRYDVVCPVGNAWELHQAWPLSELQIVPVAGHAATEPTIVDALVRATNLMARRVG; from the coding sequence ATGCTGACTCTCTATCCTGATATTAAGCCTTACGTCCGCCACACCCTGGCGGTGGAGCCACCCCATCAACTCTACGTTGAAGAATGTGGTCATCCGGGAGGGCTGCCCGTACTCGTTCTCCATGGAGGACCTGGCAATGGCTGCCAACCCCATCAGCGCTGTTTCTTTGATCCCGATCTCTATCGGGTGATTTTATTCGATCAGCGCGGCTGCGGTAGATCTCAACCCCACGGCGAACTGGAAAAAAACACCACTACAGCGCTCCTGGCCGACATGGAACACATCCGCAAACATCTCGGAATCGAGCGCTGGCTTATTTTCGGAGGGTCGTGGGGGGCCACCCTAGGGCTGCTCTACGGAGAAGCCTATCCAAACCGAGTCCTGGGGCTACTATTGCGCGGTATTTTCCTGGGCCGGGATCAAGATATCCGCTGGTTCCTTCAGGAGGGCACTCCCCAAATTTTTCCCGATGCCTGGGCTTCCTTGGTGGAGGATATTCCTCCTGGGGAACGAAATAATCTAATGGAGGCCTTCCACCGCCTTCTTAATAGCCCTGATGAGCTGGCCCAAATGGCAGCGGCTAAAGCGCTCAATGCCTGGGAGTCCAGTTGTAGTCGTCTTGTCAGCGGTAAGCGCTCCCCCCCTCAGGCTCACCCCGCACTTCTAGCCCAGGCCCGGCTGCGAATCCACTATGCCAGGAATCATTACTTTATCAAGCCCAATCAGATATTAAGTCATGCCCACCCACTAGCGAATATCCCTGGCGTTATCATCCATGGTCGCTATGATGTGGTCTGCCCAGTGGGCAATGCTTGGGAATTGCACCAAGCTTGGCCCCTATCCGAATTGCAGATCGTGCCCGTAGCCGGTCATGCGGCCACTGAGCCGACAATTGTGGATGCCCTGGTCCGGGCCACAAACCTCATGGCTCGGCGGGTGGGCTAA
- a CDS encoding TRAP transporter large permease, producing MEVWALVMFAVLFALLLLGYPVAFTLGGVALAFGTIFLDIDFFRLLPLRIWGIITNFTLLAVPLFVFMGVILEKSGLAEELLETMGLLFGRLRGGLGISIVMVGALLAATTGVVGATVVTMGIIALPSMLKHGYAKELATGTIASAGTLGQIIPPSIVLILLGDVMGVPVGQLFIAAVVPGILLILLYIAYIVVTAWRRPEVAPALNRTATLGHPSLGLQIVKSLIPPLALVIAVLGSIFFGIASPTESAAVGALGAILLALSHRRLTLDNLRDASAQTMRLTSMVFIILIGATAFGLVFRGMGGDALVLELMSGLPGGTWTFLAISMLLIFLLGFFLDFLEICFIVVPILTPVAIHLGLNPLWFAVLIAVNLQTSFLTPPFGFSLFYLKAVTPPEVQISHIYRGILPFVAIQLIALVLLLSFPELGLWLPATMDRWQGLGG from the coding sequence ATGGAAGTGTGGGCTCTCGTGATGTTTGCCGTGCTATTTGCACTGCTGCTTTTAGGCTATCCGGTTGCCTTCACCCTTGGCGGCGTTGCCCTAGCCTTCGGGACGATATTCCTGGATATAGATTTTTTTCGACTCTTGCCCTTGCGGATTTGGGGCATCATCACCAATTTCACCCTCTTAGCGGTGCCCCTGTTTGTCTTTATGGGAGTCATCCTGGAGAAATCCGGTCTAGCCGAAGAACTGCTTGAAACCATGGGCCTATTATTTGGCCGACTACGGGGAGGACTGGGAATCTCCATCGTGATGGTCGGTGCGCTCCTCGCCGCAACCACCGGGGTAGTCGGGGCTACTGTGGTCACCATGGGGATTATCGCTTTGCCCTCCATGCTTAAGCATGGCTACGCCAAGGAGTTGGCAACCGGGACTATTGCCTCTGCAGGAACCTTAGGACAAATCATTCCCCCCAGCATTGTATTAATCCTATTAGGAGATGTCATGGGGGTGCCAGTAGGTCAGCTCTTCATAGCCGCCGTTGTTCCTGGGATCTTGCTTATTCTGCTCTATATCGCCTATATTGTGGTTACTGCCTGGCGACGGCCAGAGGTCGCTCCAGCCCTTAATAGAACAGCTACCCTGGGCCATCCCAGCTTAGGGCTGCAGATCGTCAAAAGCCTCATTCCTCCCCTGGCCTTAGTGATTGCGGTACTAGGCTCGATCTTTTTTGGAATTGCTTCCCCCACCGAGTCAGCCGCAGTGGGCGCCCTTGGTGCCATACTCCTGGCGCTTTCCCACCGGCGACTGACCCTGGATAATCTGCGCGATGCCAGTGCTCAGACCATGCGTCTGACGAGCATGGTTTTTATTATCTTAATTGGTGCCACTGCCTTTGGTTTAGTCTTTCGCGGGATGGGGGGCGATGCCTTGGTCTTGGAATTAATGTCTGGGTTACCTGGGGGAACCTGGACCTTTCTAGCCATCAGCATGTTACTCATTTTCCTGTTAGGTTTTTTTCTTGATTTTCTTGAAATTTGTTTTATCGTGGTGCCTATCCTTACGCCGGTGGCCATCCACCTGGGACTCAATCCGCTCTGGTTTGCGGTACTGATTGCTGTGAATTTGCAAACTTCCTTTCTCACTCCACCTTTTGGCTTTTCTCTATTTTATCTGAAGGCGGTCACTCCCCCTGAGGTTCAAATCAGCCATATCTACCGCGGCATACTGCCCTTTGTCGCTATCCAGCTCATCGCCCTGGTACTCCTTTTGAGCTTTCCTGAACTAGGACTTTGGCTACCTGCCACCATGGACCGTTGGCAAGGGCTCGGAGGTTAA
- the dtd gene encoding D-aminoacyl-tRNA deacylase has protein sequence MIALLQRVTNAQVTVDGETIANIGPGLVVLVGIERGDGAPQAERLLERLLSYRVFADSKGHMNRSLTDMEGGLLLVPQFTLAADTRKGTRPSFTPAAPPALGQQVFEYLLAQAKARYPRLAAGRFGAHMQVSLTNDGPVTFTLRVPPEVQTTTI, from the coding sequence ATGATTGCATTATTGCAGCGGGTCACTAATGCCCAAGTCACTGTCGATGGAGAAACCATTGCTAATATCGGCCCCGGGTTAGTAGTGCTGGTGGGAATTGAGCGGGGTGACGGCGCCCCCCAAGCCGAGCGGCTACTAGAGCGCCTGCTAAGCTACCGTGTATTTGCCGATTCCAAAGGGCACATGAACCGGAGTTTGACCGACATGGAGGGTGGTCTCTTATTGGTACCCCAATTCACCTTAGCGGCTGACACCCGCAAGGGAACACGCCCCAGCTTTACCCCAGCCGCACCGCCCGCACTGGGCCAACAAGTATTTGAATACTTGCTTGCTCAAGCTAAAGCCCGCTATCCCAGACTTGCCGCAGGCCGCTTTGGCGCCCACATGCAGGTCTCTCTGACCAATGATGGTCCAGTCACCTTTACTTTGCGGGTTCCACCAGAAGTTCAAACAACAACGATATAA
- a CDS encoding TRAP transporter small permease subunit gives MGFPEQKLQQFATTIDKLNSWTGRLVAWLVLLLVLLVCYDVSMRYLFQSGSVALQELEWHLFALIFLLGAAPTLKNDGHVRVDVFYQSHWFSPRTRIWINLLGTLAFLLPFCLVVITASWPFVRNAFLQNEGSPDPGGLPYRYLLKAVIPLAFSLLALQGIADLIRNLLKLRQHSEATE, from the coding sequence ATGGGATTTCCAGAACAAAAACTTCAGCAATTCGCGACCACCATCGATAAATTAAACAGTTGGACAGGCCGCTTAGTGGCCTGGCTGGTGCTGCTTTTGGTGTTGTTGGTATGCTATGACGTCAGTATGCGCTATCTTTTCCAAAGTGGCTCCGTAGCCTTGCAGGAGTTGGAGTGGCACCTTTTTGCACTGATCTTTTTGCTAGGTGCTGCGCCTACCCTAAAAAATGATGGCCATGTACGGGTCGATGTCTTCTACCAAAGTCATTGGTTTAGCCCTCGAACTCGAATCTGGATTAATCTCCTCGGAACCCTCGCCTTCCTGCTCCCTTTCTGCCTTGTGGTGATTACTGCCTCCTGGCCCTTTGTCCGCAATGCTTTCTTACAAAATGAAGGTTCGCCTGATCCAGGTGGCCTCCCCTACCGCTACCTTCTGAAAGCGGTTATTCCCCTCGCTTTTAGTTTGCTCGCCCTCCAAGGTATTGCCGATCTTATTCGCAACTTATTGAAATTAAGACAGCATTCGGAGGCGACTGAATAA
- the epmA gene encoding EF-P lysine aminoacylase EpmA, producing MAETETRWHPSANRRALEARARLLADIRRFFAERGVLEVETPILSTAAATAPHLHSLATHYQGLQTSEGLRLFLQTSPEHAMKRLLAAGSGPIYQLARVFRNGESGRRHNPEFTLLEWYRPGVDHWTLMEEVDIFLSRLLGTPKGERLSYKEVFQHYLEVDVFAASNKVLAGLARAHGFQGGTVNGEESRQISLDFLMAAVIEPQLGQGRPCFIYDYPASEAQLARIRPASKICLVPLAERFEVYLNGMELANGYHELSDVAEQRQRFQTDIAYRKAWGLEEVPLDELLLAALAQGLPDCAGVALGVDRLLMVLLGSSRIEEVLAFPVDRI from the coding sequence ATGGCTGAGACAGAGACTCGGTGGCATCCTTCAGCCAATAGGAGGGCCTTAGAGGCTAGGGCACGGCTTCTGGCGGACATTCGCCGTTTCTTTGCGGAGCGTGGAGTCTTAGAGGTAGAAACGCCTATACTTTCAACGGCAGCAGCAACTGCGCCTCACCTCCATAGTCTAGCGACTCACTATCAAGGGCTTCAGACCTCGGAAGGTCTGCGGCTTTTTTTGCAGACTTCCCCTGAACATGCCATGAAACGCCTGTTGGCCGCCGGGAGTGGTCCCATTTATCAGCTCGCACGGGTATTTCGCAATGGGGAAAGTGGACGGCGGCACAATCCCGAATTTACCCTGCTAGAGTGGTACCGGCCTGGTGTTGACCACTGGACCCTCATGGAAGAAGTCGATATCTTTTTGTCACGGCTTTTGGGAACACCCAAAGGGGAACGCCTTAGCTATAAAGAGGTTTTTCAGCACTACCTAGAAGTCGATGTCTTTGCCGCCAGCAACAAGGTATTGGCAGGGCTTGCTAGAGCCCATGGCTTCCAGGGAGGAACGGTAAATGGTGAAGAATCAAGGCAAATCTCTCTAGATTTTTTGATGGCAGCGGTTATAGAGCCCCAACTTGGACAGGGCCGGCCCTGTTTTATTTACGACTATCCGGCCTCTGAAGCTCAATTAGCCCGTATTCGTCCTGCCTCAAAGATTTGCTTGGTTCCTCTGGCGGAGCGTTTTGAGGTGTATCTTAATGGTATGGAATTGGCCAATGGCTATCATGAGTTGAGTGATGTTGCAGAACAGCGCCAACGTTTCCAGACAGATATCGCCTACCGAAAGGCGTGGGGGCTTGAGGAAGTGCCCCTGGATGAGCTTCTGCTAGCAGCCTTAGCCCAGGGATTGCCAGATTGCGCCGGGGTGGCGCTAGGGGTGGATAGGTTACTTATGGTCCTGCTAGGAAGCTCGCGCATCGAGGAAGTTTTGGCTTTCCCTGTTGATCGGATCTAA